The Seriola aureovittata isolate HTS-2021-v1 ecotype China chromosome 3, ASM2101889v1, whole genome shotgun sequence genome includes a region encoding these proteins:
- the mafgb gene encoding v-maf avian musculoaponeurotic fibrosarcoma oncogene homolog Gb — MTTPNKGNKALKVKREPGENGTSLTDEELVTMSVRELNQHLRGLSKEEILQLKQRRRTLKNRGYAASCRVKRVTQKEELEKQKAQLQQEVDKLANENASMRVELDALRSKYEALQTFARTVARSPTVGVGVRAGGGGGGVASSVIGPLIPGKVATATSVITIVKSKTDARS; from the exons ATGACGACGCCTAACAAAGGAAATAAAGCCTTGAAG GTGAAGCGCGAGCCGGGGGAGAATGGCACTAGCCTCACAGACGAGGAGCTGGTGACCATGTCAGTGCGGGAGCTGAACCAGCACCTCCGAGGGCTCTCCAAAGAAGAGATCCTGCAACTGAAACAGCGGCGGCGCACCCTGAAGAACCGGGGCTATGCTGCCAGCTGCCGGGTGAAGCGTGTCACCcagaaggaggagctggaaaagcAGAAGgcccagctgcagcaggaggtggaCAAACTGGCCAATGAGAATGCTTCGATGCGCGTTGAGCTGGACGCTCTGAGGTCTAAGTACGAGGCGTTACAGACCTTCGCCAGGACTGTGGCACGGAGCCCCACTGTTGGGGTCGGGGTCAGGgctggagggggtggaggaggggtggcATCATCAGTCATCGGTCCACTCATACCAGGGAAAGTGGCAACAGCGACGAGTGTGATTACAATAGTGAAGTCAAAAACAGATGCACGGTCTTGA
- the si:ch73-100l22.3 gene encoding uncharacterized protein si:ch73-100l22.3 isoform X2 — MEDYDKFVQRCLSQLRKSEEEQEHNAPSPPSSLIRVNGRPILPPLLSEEQREEMQRHRDAAQKAAGHIKLKDESRMAFVQTILHSVQLRKTPTLEELLEESENTKSLYSRNTSSGSVSQSNFFSVTKDSLLLSPPPLRQGKDGFSLLPATSTMYSAFFTSDVIPQQSYHEGCLVDQHDSQKGSQPSSLNDVSHQSLSSGYMTYENVDNTIGVSGMIDAGSKSHVFGSSEGGHSMSGFFLHSTSHTIAKMPEIISHPPIDGEELEKSGLEPSFCNNFTAVKDICCTSFQEDSVKCNHLPAERSESSHVDSTESGDNRHSTTVLDLNKDHILDISEDPVSSSDNTGFSDNPELSETLSTRHCPTTELHSQHEPTETEPADNHVDEAKLSEEPYRLSLQALLKKSQEYRWRQRMLRNQAKNTKIQQRTQEQPRARAEEQSLSDKENDESPYRATVTAEGKKTKEKRDTFTLTVETSLKKSWENEKMIESEFMGKKTDVKSEITLFTGDGNSKEMTTVEEETTFKNNKLNSSQEVITEPKQISAFIQQQPVSTEASPVQEAIHLTNELSVTCSKSNFKGVGKYHTIPAPNFCTSPVHCKSKVRNGEPVDAFNTSKGKIVFNTGLNEGLNADGESNLGHQNSPTAVPSTVNLTIEGNVTNVLVKSSAHIDQLESNLSSLKVLISDLESTVKENLEDHSQTDSNTPSEFRVQGIVHSEKNRNDQHVQLCQNDCFDWEYNLRDDDVDASDAEYREWPRTQSFNNSQKVHEDTGPESVFSDADDVLIMREKGKEEINLKEIKLIKTLVSEKVKEKGTSKEGLVQSFGLHGSCRVQQPPAKCILSVAQQMRIPEAFRNVPSKTMAPCNVSVLSDTSNHPVERRNEMAMEGHDSTHSPSLNQSYDVDTPSGLWLLEGPGSDLGLKGHLDQEKHLTPESGGEGQGGVSKVKRRLLMHTTEETRETSADTSRGAGCVVRPSSSTPRAAVRWYEGHGSQKNKQEELKQAHAAQVRALQDEHRRQQEELLQALAVRYHLLQSMSFPCSMSTSRLRDTLTFSTLSQYLPQNNSSASVRLHLFNKHVPLMQQL; from the exons ATGGAGGACTACGACAAGTTTGTGCAGCGTTGTCTCTCCCAGCTGAGGAAaagtgaggaggagcaggaacaCAACGCACCTtcacctccatcctctctcaTCCGTGTCAATGGACGACCCATCCTTCCTCCCCTG CtctcagaggagcagagagaggagatgcagCGACACAGAGATGCAGCACAGAAAGCTGCTGGACACATAAAGTTGAAAGATGAATCAAGAATGGCCTTTGTGCAAACCATACTGCACAGTGTACAG CTGAGGAAGACACCAACACTGGAGGAGTTGCTTGAGGAGTCAGAGAACACAAAATCCTTATATTCCCGCAACACCAGTAGTGGATCAGTGTCACAGAGTAATTTTTTTAGCGTTACAAAGGATAGTCTGTTGCTCTCGCCACCCCCTTTAAGGCAAGGAAAGGATGGGTTTTCTCTTCTTCCAGCGACATCAACGATGTATAGTGCCTTTTTCACTTCTGATGTGATACCTCAGCAAAGTTACCATGAGGGATGCCTTGTTGACCAACATGACAGCCAAAAGGGATCACAGCCAAGCTCCCTTAATGATGTGAGCCACCAGTCACTATCCTCAGGTTATATGACCTACGAGAATGTTGATAACACCATCGGTGTCTCTGGAATGATTGATGCAGGGAGCAAGAGCCATGTCTTTGGCTCCTCAGAGGGAGGTCATAGTATGAGTGGCTTTTTCCTTCACAGCACCTCACATACAATTGCCAAGATGCCAGAAATTATTAGCCACCCTCCCATAGATGGAGAGGAATTAGAGAAGAGTGGACTGGAGCCATCGTTTTGTAATAACTTCACAGCAGTAAAAGACATTTGTTGCACCTCATTCCAGGAGGATTCAGTCAAATGTAACCATTTACCAGCAGAAAGATCTGAAAGCAGCCATGTGGACAGCACAGAGAGTGGAGATAACCGTCACTCTACTACAGTACTTGACCTTAACAAAGATCACATTTTGGACATAAGTGAGGACCCAGTCTCTTCATCAGACAACACTGGCTTTTCAGATAATCCAGAATTATCAGAGACATTAAGCACTCGTCACTGTCCAACAACAGAACTGCATAGTCAGCACGAACCCACTGAAACAGAACCAGCAGACAACCATGTAGATGAAGCAAAGCTATCTGAGGAGCCTTATCGTCTGAGCCTCCAGGCATTGCTGAAGAAATCTCAGGAGTATCGGTGGCGCCAGCGGATGCTCAGGAACCAAGCCAAAAACACTAAAATCCAGCAGAGGACTCAAGAACAGCCAAGAGCAAGGGCAGAGGAGCAGAGCCTCTCTGATAAGGAGAATGACGAGTCCCCTTACAGGGCTACTGTGACTGCAGAAGGGAAGAAAActaaagagaagagagacactTTTACTCTGACAGTGGAAACTTCATTAAAGAAATCCTGGGAAAATGAGAAGATGATTGAAAGTGAGTTCATGGGGAAGAAGACTGATGTTAAATCCGAAATCACTCTTTTTACAGGGGATGGGAATTCTAAGGAAATGACTACAGTTGAGGAAGAAAcaactttcaaaaataataagcTGAACAGTTCACAAGAGGTCATAACGGAGCCTAAACAAATCAGTGCCTTCATCCAGCAACAGCCTGTGTCAACAGAAGCCTCCCCAGTCCAGGAAGCTATTCACTTGACCAATGAGCTGAGTGTCACCTGTTCCAAAAGTAATTTTAAAGGAGTAGGGAAATATCACACTATCCCGGCCCCTAATTTCTGTACAAGTCCTGTTCATTGCAAAAGCAAAGTCAGAAATGGAGAACCTGTTGATGCGTTCAATACCTCAAAGGGGAAAATTGTGTTCAATACTGGCCTGAATGAAGGTCTCAATGCTGATGGAGAAAGTAACCTGGGACATCAAAACAGTCCCACAGCAGTTCCTTCCACTGTGAATCTCACGATTGAAGGCAATGTTACAAACGTTTTAGTCAAGAGTTCAGCGCACATAGATCAGCTTGAGTCAAACCTGTCCAGTCTAAAAGTTCTGATCTCAGATCTGGAGTCCACCGTAAAAGAAAACTTGGAGGATCACAGCCAAACTGACAGCAACACGCCAAGTGAGTTCAGAGTTCAAGGTATTGTGCATTctgagaaaaatagaaatgatcAACATGTGCAGCTATGTCAAAATGATTGTTTTGATTGGGAGTACAATCTGAgggatgatgatgttgatgcaAGTGATGCAGAATACAGGGAGTGGCCAAGAACACAATCATTCAACAATAGCCAAAAAGTGCATGAAGATACAGGACCTGAATCAGTCTTCAGTGATGCGGATGATGTTCTTATCATGCgggaaaagggaaaagaggaaattaatttGAAAGAGATCAAGCTAATCAAAACCTTAGTTTCAGAGAAAGTCAAGGAAAAAGGAACAAGTAAAGAAGGACTTGTGCAGAGTTTTGGACTGCATGGCAGCTGTAGAGTGCAGCAGCCACCAGCTAAATGTATCCTGTCTGTAGCGCAGCAGATGCGTATTCCTGAGGCATTCAGAAATGTTCCATCTAAAACGATGGCTCCATGTAACGTGTCAGTGCTTTCGGATACCAGTAACCATCCAGTGGAAAGGAGGAATGAGATGGCAATGGAAGGTCATGACTCTACTCACTCGCCATCTCTCAACCAGTCCTATGATGTGGACACACCATCTGGCCTGTGGCTCCTCGAAGGGCCAGGGTCCGACTTGGGCTTGAAAGGTCACCTTGATCAGGAGAAGCACCTGACCCCAGAGAGTGGGGGTGAAGGTCAGGGTGGTGTATCCAAGGTCAAACGGAGACTGCTCATGCACACAACAGAAGAGACCCGGGAAACGAGTGCTGATACCAGCAGAGGAGCAGGTTGTGTGGTCAGACCCAGTTCCAGCACTCCCAGAG CTGCAGTGAGGTGGTACGAAGGCCATGGCAGTCAAAAGAACAAGCAAGAAGAACTGAAACAGGCCCATGCTGCTCAGGTTAGAGCCCTGCAAGATGAGCACAGGAGACAACAGGAAGAACTACTACAG gCGTTAGCGGTGCGTTACCATCTCCTCCAGAGCATGTCCTTCCCCTGCTCCATGTCAACCTCACGTCTCAGGGACACGCTGACCTTTTCTACCCTCTCTCAG TATCTACCCCAGAACAACAGCTCAGCATCAGTTAGACTACATTTGTTCAACAAACATGTCCCTTTAATGCAACAGCTCTAG
- the si:ch73-100l22.3 gene encoding uncharacterized protein si:ch73-100l22.3 isoform X1 has protein sequence MEDYDKFVQRCLSQLRKSEEEQEHNAPSPPSSLIRVNGRPILPPLLSEEQREEMQRHRDAAQKAAGHIKLKDESRMAFVQTILHSVQLRKTPTLEELLEESENTKSLYSRNTSSGSVSQSNFFSVTKDSLLLSPPPLRQGKDGFSLLPATSTMYSAFFTSDVIPQQSYHEGCLVDQHDSQKGSQPSSLNDVSHQSLSSGYMTYENVDNTIGVSGMIDAGSKSHVFGSSEGGHSMSGFFLHSTSHTIAKMPEIISHPPIDGEELEKSGLEPSFCNNFTAVKDICCTSFQEDSVKCNHLPAERSESSHVDSTESGDNRHSTTVLDLNKDHILDISEDPVSSSDNTGFSDNPELSETLSTRHCPTTELHSQHEPTETEPADNHVDEAKLSEEPYRLSLQALLKKSQEYRWRQRMLRNQAKNTKIQQRTQEQPRARAEEQSLSDKENDESPYRATVTAEGKKTKEKRDTFTLTVETSLKKSWENEKMIESEFMGKKTDVKSEITLFTGDGNSKEMTTVEEETTFKNNKLNSSQEVITEPKQISAFIQQQPVSTEASPVQEAIHLTNELSVTCSKSNFKGVGKYHTIPAPNFCTSPVHCKSKVRNGEPVDAFNTSKGKIVFNTGLNEGLNADGESNLGHQNSPTAVPSTVNLTIEGNVTNVLVKSSAHIDQLESNLSSLKVLISDLESTVKENLEDHSQTDSNTPSEFRVQGIVHSEKNRNDQHVQLCQNDCFDWEYNLRDDDVDASDAEYREWPRTQSFNNSQKVHEDTGPESVFSDADDVLIMREKGKEEINLKEIKLIKTLVSEKVKEKGTSKEGLVQSFGLHGSCRVQQPPAKCILSVAQQMRIPEAFRNVPSKTMAPCNVSVLSDTSNHPVERRNEMAMEGHDSTHSPSLNQSYDVDTPSGLWLLEGPGSDLGLKGHLDQEKHLTPESGGEGQGGVSKVKRRLLMHTTEETRETSADTSRGAGCVVRPSSSTPRAAVRWYEGHGSQKNKQEELKQAHAAQVRALQDEHRRQQEELLQALAVRYHLLQSMSFPCSMSTSRLRDTLTFSTLSQPSSPLSEHCRPLLSAAVRGFLTRRLLRTERVAQLVRTIRDTQQFLHAFQQQSPGRGESCSRQDLLLQERVTLQLRAARYEVYDIFFSLSAGERMQLISWDRELARERELRRQSGHTGQPSGKSSLSAATQKSLERKRGMMIQKKAERHRGAATRTGHKTGFSAEQPLETKRGQFRANPQRVPKSTYSTRPR, from the exons ATGGAGGACTACGACAAGTTTGTGCAGCGTTGTCTCTCCCAGCTGAGGAAaagtgaggaggagcaggaacaCAACGCACCTtcacctccatcctctctcaTCCGTGTCAATGGACGACCCATCCTTCCTCCCCTG CtctcagaggagcagagagaggagatgcagCGACACAGAGATGCAGCACAGAAAGCTGCTGGACACATAAAGTTGAAAGATGAATCAAGAATGGCCTTTGTGCAAACCATACTGCACAGTGTACAG CTGAGGAAGACACCAACACTGGAGGAGTTGCTTGAGGAGTCAGAGAACACAAAATCCTTATATTCCCGCAACACCAGTAGTGGATCAGTGTCACAGAGTAATTTTTTTAGCGTTACAAAGGATAGTCTGTTGCTCTCGCCACCCCCTTTAAGGCAAGGAAAGGATGGGTTTTCTCTTCTTCCAGCGACATCAACGATGTATAGTGCCTTTTTCACTTCTGATGTGATACCTCAGCAAAGTTACCATGAGGGATGCCTTGTTGACCAACATGACAGCCAAAAGGGATCACAGCCAAGCTCCCTTAATGATGTGAGCCACCAGTCACTATCCTCAGGTTATATGACCTACGAGAATGTTGATAACACCATCGGTGTCTCTGGAATGATTGATGCAGGGAGCAAGAGCCATGTCTTTGGCTCCTCAGAGGGAGGTCATAGTATGAGTGGCTTTTTCCTTCACAGCACCTCACATACAATTGCCAAGATGCCAGAAATTATTAGCCACCCTCCCATAGATGGAGAGGAATTAGAGAAGAGTGGACTGGAGCCATCGTTTTGTAATAACTTCACAGCAGTAAAAGACATTTGTTGCACCTCATTCCAGGAGGATTCAGTCAAATGTAACCATTTACCAGCAGAAAGATCTGAAAGCAGCCATGTGGACAGCACAGAGAGTGGAGATAACCGTCACTCTACTACAGTACTTGACCTTAACAAAGATCACATTTTGGACATAAGTGAGGACCCAGTCTCTTCATCAGACAACACTGGCTTTTCAGATAATCCAGAATTATCAGAGACATTAAGCACTCGTCACTGTCCAACAACAGAACTGCATAGTCAGCACGAACCCACTGAAACAGAACCAGCAGACAACCATGTAGATGAAGCAAAGCTATCTGAGGAGCCTTATCGTCTGAGCCTCCAGGCATTGCTGAAGAAATCTCAGGAGTATCGGTGGCGCCAGCGGATGCTCAGGAACCAAGCCAAAAACACTAAAATCCAGCAGAGGACTCAAGAACAGCCAAGAGCAAGGGCAGAGGAGCAGAGCCTCTCTGATAAGGAGAATGACGAGTCCCCTTACAGGGCTACTGTGACTGCAGAAGGGAAGAAAActaaagagaagagagacactTTTACTCTGACAGTGGAAACTTCATTAAAGAAATCCTGGGAAAATGAGAAGATGATTGAAAGTGAGTTCATGGGGAAGAAGACTGATGTTAAATCCGAAATCACTCTTTTTACAGGGGATGGGAATTCTAAGGAAATGACTACAGTTGAGGAAGAAAcaactttcaaaaataataagcTGAACAGTTCACAAGAGGTCATAACGGAGCCTAAACAAATCAGTGCCTTCATCCAGCAACAGCCTGTGTCAACAGAAGCCTCCCCAGTCCAGGAAGCTATTCACTTGACCAATGAGCTGAGTGTCACCTGTTCCAAAAGTAATTTTAAAGGAGTAGGGAAATATCACACTATCCCGGCCCCTAATTTCTGTACAAGTCCTGTTCATTGCAAAAGCAAAGTCAGAAATGGAGAACCTGTTGATGCGTTCAATACCTCAAAGGGGAAAATTGTGTTCAATACTGGCCTGAATGAAGGTCTCAATGCTGATGGAGAAAGTAACCTGGGACATCAAAACAGTCCCACAGCAGTTCCTTCCACTGTGAATCTCACGATTGAAGGCAATGTTACAAACGTTTTAGTCAAGAGTTCAGCGCACATAGATCAGCTTGAGTCAAACCTGTCCAGTCTAAAAGTTCTGATCTCAGATCTGGAGTCCACCGTAAAAGAAAACTTGGAGGATCACAGCCAAACTGACAGCAACACGCCAAGTGAGTTCAGAGTTCAAGGTATTGTGCATTctgagaaaaatagaaatgatcAACATGTGCAGCTATGTCAAAATGATTGTTTTGATTGGGAGTACAATCTGAgggatgatgatgttgatgcaAGTGATGCAGAATACAGGGAGTGGCCAAGAACACAATCATTCAACAATAGCCAAAAAGTGCATGAAGATACAGGACCTGAATCAGTCTTCAGTGATGCGGATGATGTTCTTATCATGCgggaaaagggaaaagaggaaattaatttGAAAGAGATCAAGCTAATCAAAACCTTAGTTTCAGAGAAAGTCAAGGAAAAAGGAACAAGTAAAGAAGGACTTGTGCAGAGTTTTGGACTGCATGGCAGCTGTAGAGTGCAGCAGCCACCAGCTAAATGTATCCTGTCTGTAGCGCAGCAGATGCGTATTCCTGAGGCATTCAGAAATGTTCCATCTAAAACGATGGCTCCATGTAACGTGTCAGTGCTTTCGGATACCAGTAACCATCCAGTGGAAAGGAGGAATGAGATGGCAATGGAAGGTCATGACTCTACTCACTCGCCATCTCTCAACCAGTCCTATGATGTGGACACACCATCTGGCCTGTGGCTCCTCGAAGGGCCAGGGTCCGACTTGGGCTTGAAAGGTCACCTTGATCAGGAGAAGCACCTGACCCCAGAGAGTGGGGGTGAAGGTCAGGGTGGTGTATCCAAGGTCAAACGGAGACTGCTCATGCACACAACAGAAGAGACCCGGGAAACGAGTGCTGATACCAGCAGAGGAGCAGGTTGTGTGGTCAGACCCAGTTCCAGCACTCCCAGAG CTGCAGTGAGGTGGTACGAAGGCCATGGCAGTCAAAAGAACAAGCAAGAAGAACTGAAACAGGCCCATGCTGCTCAGGTTAGAGCCCTGCAAGATGAGCACAGGAGACAACAGGAAGAACTACTACAG gCGTTAGCGGTGCGTTACCATCTCCTCCAGAGCATGTCCTTCCCCTGCTCCATGTCAACCTCACGTCTCAGGGACACGCTGACCTTTTCTACCCTCTCTCAG CCCTCCAGCCCACTGTCAGAGCACTGCCGCCCCCTGCTGTCGGCAGCCGTGAGAGGCTTTCTAACTCGCAGGCTGCTGAGGACGGAGAGAGTGGCGCAGCTGGTGCGCACCATCAGG GACACACAGCAGTTCTTGCATGCCTTCCAGCAGCAGAGTCCCGGCAGAGGAGAGTCCTGTAGCAGACAAGACCTCTTATTGCAAGAGAGAGTCACTCTGCAG CTGCGTGCTGCACGTTATGAGGTCTACGACATATTCTTCAGCCTGTCAGCTGGAGAGAGGATGCAGCTCATCAGCTGGGACAGAGAGCTGGCACGGGAGAGAGAGCTCAGACGACAG AGTGGACACACAGGCCAGCCCAGTGGAAAGAGTTCTCtgtcagcagcaacacaaaagtcactggagaggaagagaggaatgAT gatCCAGAAAAAGGCAGAAAGGCATAGGGGGGCTGCAACAAGGACTGGACATAAGACTGGATTCTCTGCTGAGCAGCCGCTGGAAACCAAACGAGGACAGTTCAGAGCAAATCCTCAGAGGGTTCCCAAGAGCACTTACTCCACCAGACCCCGATGA